One window of Parambassis ranga chromosome 3, fParRan2.1, whole genome shotgun sequence genomic DNA carries:
- the nkpd1 gene encoding NTPase KAP family P-loop domain-containing protein 1 isoform X6, translating into MQLNFGKLQLILYRVAQYNEEEEIKKKIVKDSKDNWRSKKICCCPLWFLSLLIVMVPVVILVIFLIFGLPKSGTPDKEEDKDKNSQVDVFEGLMIAAFGVPAASALRFIFMIVKNLIFTQDTNIRRGMDNERISNQLGFMNEVRKEMWFLSCFIQFMEVFERRRIRVVLNITNLDRCSPDKIISVLEAINILLSDEESPFISILAVNSHVLVKKVNFADGCFIKEERAYAMLNRIVTLAFSVPPLCDELKWFLFNSLTNDSKLSEDFQMKQEETSSLDVALVKIEKESDPLLNTITTSLVINDEEVDHMVCRTLSTEKSKLTKYLSDDAMSMRRVINSIRVTVTIIKGSSYPEPDDVAAWVVLANQWPCRLSWIMQCVEDTYQKAGIDIEHVANTKSLWKIFSENRAELYDMRAQIEDLLEQDGDPEMFEKFLKKDFKFTINDLKTFRGVTVNLDYSIRKELAQIRGTSTLKDSGCMKQLLSLPLTALINMDTEDVCKELEKMKYPSKYVDIVRNNNLNGPALVYGDAEDLKALLDMTFSEWATFRHHFYGLPPNLRPQHRNMTSSRPPSKHQLSQFFQHVPHHYS; encoded by the exons ATGCAGCTGAACTTTGGAAAATTACAACTCATACTCTATCGTGTGGCTCAGTAtaatgaagaggaggaaatcAAGAAGAAG ATTGTGAAGGATAGTAAAGACAACTGGCGTTCCAAGAAGATTTGCTGCTGCCCACTGTGGTTTCTCAGTCTGTTAATTGTCATGGTGCCAGTTGTCATCCTGGTGATCTTCTTAATATTTGGCCTGCCCAAATCTGGGACGCCAGACAAGGAGGAGGATAAGGACAAAAACAGCCAGGTGGATGTGTTTGAGGGCCTGATGATTGCTGCTTTCGGAGTCCCAGCAGCAAGCGCACTGCGGTTTATCTTTATGATCGTTAAGAACCTCATCTTCACCCAAGATACAAACATCAGGAGGGGAATGGACAACGAGCGCATCAGCAACCAGCTGGGCTTCATGAATGAAGTTAGGAAGGAAATGTGGTTTCTGTCTTGCTTTATCCAGTTTATGGAGGTGTTTGAGAGGAGAAGAATTCGGGTGGTGCTGAACATCACTAATCTGGACCGCTGCTCTCCCGACAAGATCATTTCAGTTCTGGAAGCAATCAACATTCTGCTGTCAGATGAGGAGAGCCCATTTATTTCCATTCTGGCAGTGAACTCGCATGTTCTTGTGAAGAAAGTCAACTTTGCAGATGGTTGCTTCATAAAAGAAGAAAGGGCTTATGCGATGTTAAACCGCATTGTGACTCTGGCCTTCTCTGTGCCACCACTGTGCGATGAATTAAAGTGGTTTTTATTTAACAGCCTGACAAATGACTCAAAACTTTCAGAAGATTTTCAAATGAAACAAGAGGAGACATCATCATTGGATGTAGCTTTAGTGAAGATCGAAAAGGAGTCTGATCCACTACTCAATACAATTACAACAAGCCTTGTTATAAACGATGAGGAAGTAGATCATATGGTGTGCCGAACCCTTAGCACAGAAAAAAGTAAGCTAACCAAGTACTTGTCGGATGATGCCATGTCTATGAGGAGGGTGATCAACTCTATACGAGTAACTGTGACAATCATTAAGGGCTCAAGCTATCCTGAGCCGGATGATGTTGCAGCATGGGTGGTCTTGGCCAATCAGTGGCCATGCCGACTCAGCTGGATCATGCAGTGTGTGGAAGACACTTATCAGAAAGCAGGTATTGATATTGAGCATGTGGCCAACACTAAGTCCTTATGGAAAATCTTCAGTGAAAACAGGGCAGAGCTATATGACATGAGAGCACAGATCGAGGACCTGCTTGAGCAGGATGGAGATCCGGAGATGTTTGAAAAATTTCTTAAAAAGGATTTCAAATTCACCATCAATGACTTGAAGACGTTTAGAGGGGTGACGGTGAATCTGGATTATTCAATCAGGAAAGAGCTGGCTCAGATTAGAGGAACATCCACTCTGAAAGATTCTGGTTGCATGAAGCAACTCCTTTCTCTGCCATTAACAGCTCTCATCAATATGGACACAGAGGATGTATGTAAAGAG TTGGAGAAGATGAAATACCCCAGCAAGTACGTCGATATTGTGAGGAACAATAACCTCAACGGGCCAGCACTGGTCTACGGAGATGCAGAAGACCTTAAAGCCCTCCTAGATATGACCTTCAGCGAATGGGCTACATTCAGACATCACTTTTATGGTCTACCACCCAATCTCCGACCACAGCACAGGAACATGACATCATCACGTCCTCCTTCTAAGCACCAACTGTCACAGTTTTTCCAACATGTTCCTCATCATTACTCATAA